Proteins encoded together in one Sander lucioperca isolate FBNREF2018 chromosome 17, SLUC_FBN_1.2, whole genome shotgun sequence window:
- the shtn2 gene encoding shootin-1 isoform X1 encodes MWLQGEDSAAAESDGESGLSSEDEGDIQCEILEMQRDEANQRLSELEEVSNQLLKEINVLEMQFQIERSCRESAEVLAVKVTKENKVLKRKSQMLMPLIPELPENLAAVTFDPETDPTVNGDDLGEETLLLESQAKIAELQASVDGLLAEKLQLEQQVEDLTKEQVQLREQLALEVEEKEAILRKVSKQSKTMNKIKRVSQLVTEEFTEMSQKLEVEQGLRQHAEVFAHQILVQQNAAHREIGMLTQSSETGLQLQQALEQISNISTALCDIQRYYQNQVKSGPSAVEESGVLSELQNLREQLEKREEERKALETQLSEANSTVTELQEEVKQLQDALNREDEIDKSEEKAAPAPPPPPPPPPPPLPPPPAVTNSLDFLRSRRKERASKAESNKAAPSLDLKTKAVDEMMERIKRGIVLRPIKRIQEDDNSWKDQRSENRKSAIVELKGMLDNMKRQHLCRVPSRRSRNVGEAELLQVLQRRRRAMGENRDQTQDPQPGSQCVPAAGDVPWAGESGSAPVLRRLKQNREKRDSRIRASALIYNQEN; translated from the exons ATGTGGTTGCAAGGTGAGGACAGTGCAGCGGCAG aGTCTGACGGAGAGAGTGGTTTATCGTCCGAAGATGAGGGAGACATTCAG TGTGAGATCCTGGAAATGCAGAGGGATGAAGCCAACCAGAGGCTGTCTGAATTGGAGGAAG TCTCCAATCAGCTCTtgaaagagataaatgtactGGAGATGCAGTTCCAGATTGAGCGCTCCTGCAGGGAGAGTGCTGAGGTGCTGGCTGTCAag GTGACCAAAGAGAACAAAGTCCTGAAGAGGAAGAGCCAGATGCTGATGCCGCTCATCCCTGAGCTGCCTGAAAACTTGGCTGCCGTGACCTTTGACCCAGAGACTGACCCCACGGTTAACGGTGACGATCTTGGTGAGGAGACGCTGCTGCTGGAGAGTCAAGCCAAGATAGCAG AGCTGCAGGCATCAGTGGACGGTCTGCTGGCTGAGAAGCTGCAACTGGAGCAACAAGTGGAGGATCTGACCAAAGAGCAGGTCCAACTCAGAgaacag CTAGCTCTGGAGGTCGAGGAGAAAGAGGCCATACTGAGGAAAGTGAGCAAACAGAGCAAGACCATGAATAAAATCAAACGCG TCTCCCAGCTTGTCACAGAGGAGTTCACAGAAATGTCTCAGAAGCTGGAGGTGGAGCAGGGCCTACGGCAGCACGCTGAAGTCTTCGCCCACCAG ATATTGGTGCAGCAGAATGCGGCCCACAGAGAGATCGGGATGCTGACGCAGAGCTCAGAGACCggcctgcagctgcagcaggcaCTGGAACAAATTTCCAACATCAGCACAGCCCTGTGTGACATACAACGCTATTACCAGAACCAG GTGAAATCGGGTCCGAGCGCTGTGGAAGAGAGCGGCGTCCTCTCTGAGCTGCAGAACCTGAGAGAACAGctggagaagagagaggaggagaggaaggccTTAGAGACTCAGCTGTCTGAAGCTAACAGCACTGTCACGGAGCTCCAGGAGGAAG TGAAACAGTTACAGGATGCACTGAACCGGGAGGATGAAATTGATAAATCAGAGGAGAAAGCCGCTCCTGCTCCACctccgccgccgccgccgccgcctcctcctcttcctcctccccctgCTGTCACCAA TTCACTTGATTTCCTGAGAAgcaggagaaaagaaagagCCAGTAAAGCTGAATCAAACA AAGCAGCACCCTCGTTGGACCTGAAGACGAAAGCGGTGGATGAAATGATGGAGAGAATAAAGAGAGGCATCGTCCTGAGGCCCATCAAGAGAATACAG GAGGATGACAACTCATGGAAG GACCAGAGGAGTGAAAACAGGAAGTCAGCTATCGTGGAGTTGAAAGGAATGCTG GACAACATGAAGCGACAGCACCTTTGCAGAGTGCCTTCCAGACGGAGCCGAAATGTTGGGGAAGCAGAGCTCCTGCAGGTGctccagaggaggaggagagccaTGGGGGAGAACAGGGACCAAACACAGG ACCCTCAGCCAGGTTCACAGTGTGTCCCAGCAGCAGGAGATGTTCCCTGGGCAGGCGAGAGCGGCAGCGCCCCTGTGCTCCGGAGGCTGAAACAGaatagagagaagagagactcTCGCATCAGAGCATCGGCACTGATATACAACCAAGAAAACTGA
- the shtn2 gene encoding shootin-1 isoform X2 — MWLQESDGESGLSSEDEGDIQCEILEMQRDEANQRLSELEEVSNQLLKEINVLEMQFQIERSCRESAEVLAVKVTKENKVLKRKSQMLMPLIPELPENLAAVTFDPETDPTVNGDDLGEETLLLESQAKIAELQASVDGLLAEKLQLEQQVEDLTKEQVQLREQLALEVEEKEAILRKVSKQSKTMNKIKRVSQLVTEEFTEMSQKLEVEQGLRQHAEVFAHQILVQQNAAHREIGMLTQSSETGLQLQQALEQISNISTALCDIQRYYQNQVKSGPSAVEESGVLSELQNLREQLEKREEERKALETQLSEANSTVTELQEEVKQLQDALNREDEIDKSEEKAAPAPPPPPPPPPPPLPPPPAVTNSLDFLRSRRKERASKAESNKAAPSLDLKTKAVDEMMERIKRGIVLRPIKRIQEDDNSWKDQRSENRKSAIVELKGMLDNMKRQHLCRVPSRRSRNVGEAELLQVLQRRRRAMGENRDQTQDPQPGSQCVPAAGDVPWAGESGSAPVLRRLKQNREKRDSRIRASALIYNQEN, encoded by the exons ATGTGGTTGCAAG aGTCTGACGGAGAGAGTGGTTTATCGTCCGAAGATGAGGGAGACATTCAG TGTGAGATCCTGGAAATGCAGAGGGATGAAGCCAACCAGAGGCTGTCTGAATTGGAGGAAG TCTCCAATCAGCTCTtgaaagagataaatgtactGGAGATGCAGTTCCAGATTGAGCGCTCCTGCAGGGAGAGTGCTGAGGTGCTGGCTGTCAag GTGACCAAAGAGAACAAAGTCCTGAAGAGGAAGAGCCAGATGCTGATGCCGCTCATCCCTGAGCTGCCTGAAAACTTGGCTGCCGTGACCTTTGACCCAGAGACTGACCCCACGGTTAACGGTGACGATCTTGGTGAGGAGACGCTGCTGCTGGAGAGTCAAGCCAAGATAGCAG AGCTGCAGGCATCAGTGGACGGTCTGCTGGCTGAGAAGCTGCAACTGGAGCAACAAGTGGAGGATCTGACCAAAGAGCAGGTCCAACTCAGAgaacag CTAGCTCTGGAGGTCGAGGAGAAAGAGGCCATACTGAGGAAAGTGAGCAAACAGAGCAAGACCATGAATAAAATCAAACGCG TCTCCCAGCTTGTCACAGAGGAGTTCACAGAAATGTCTCAGAAGCTGGAGGTGGAGCAGGGCCTACGGCAGCACGCTGAAGTCTTCGCCCACCAG ATATTGGTGCAGCAGAATGCGGCCCACAGAGAGATCGGGATGCTGACGCAGAGCTCAGAGACCggcctgcagctgcagcaggcaCTGGAACAAATTTCCAACATCAGCACAGCCCTGTGTGACATACAACGCTATTACCAGAACCAG GTGAAATCGGGTCCGAGCGCTGTGGAAGAGAGCGGCGTCCTCTCTGAGCTGCAGAACCTGAGAGAACAGctggagaagagagaggaggagaggaaggccTTAGAGACTCAGCTGTCTGAAGCTAACAGCACTGTCACGGAGCTCCAGGAGGAAG TGAAACAGTTACAGGATGCACTGAACCGGGAGGATGAAATTGATAAATCAGAGGAGAAAGCCGCTCCTGCTCCACctccgccgccgccgccgccgcctcctcctcttcctcctccccctgCTGTCACCAA TTCACTTGATTTCCTGAGAAgcaggagaaaagaaagagCCAGTAAAGCTGAATCAAACA AAGCAGCACCCTCGTTGGACCTGAAGACGAAAGCGGTGGATGAAATGATGGAGAGAATAAAGAGAGGCATCGTCCTGAGGCCCATCAAGAGAATACAG GAGGATGACAACTCATGGAAG GACCAGAGGAGTGAAAACAGGAAGTCAGCTATCGTGGAGTTGAAAGGAATGCTG GACAACATGAAGCGACAGCACCTTTGCAGAGTGCCTTCCAGACGGAGCCGAAATGTTGGGGAAGCAGAGCTCCTGCAGGTGctccagaggaggaggagagccaTGGGGGAGAACAGGGACCAAACACAGG ACCCTCAGCCAGGTTCACAGTGTGTCCCAGCAGCAGGAGATGTTCCCTGGGCAGGCGAGAGCGGCAGCGCCCCTGTGCTCCGGAGGCTGAAACAGaatagagagaagagagactcTCGCATCAGAGCATCGGCACTGATATACAACCAAGAAAACTGA